In Limisalsivibrio acetivorans, one genomic interval encodes:
- the lspA gene encoding signal peptidase II → MRKKLITLFTVILILDQATKVFVKETMHLHQSIEVIPGLFNITYILNPGAAFGFLAKLNESYRQIFFVLVTIAAVFAVLYLLYKEYDNRLRAFSYTLILTGACGNLIDRIYIGKVVDFLDFYVSRYHWPAFNIADSAITVGITILLMDLILEKRGKQI, encoded by the coding sequence ATGAGGAAAAAGCTGATTACCCTTTTCACGGTTATCCTCATCCTGGATCAGGCAACCAAGGTTTTCGTCAAGGAGACGATGCACCTTCACCAGAGCATCGAGGTTATCCCGGGGCTTTTCAATATCACATATATACTCAACCCGGGGGCGGCTTTCGGTTTCCTTGCGAAGCTGAACGAGTCCTACAGGCAGATCTTCTTTGTCCTTGTTACGATTGCAGCGGTCTTCGCTGTGCTTTATCTGCTGTACAAAGAGTACGATAACAGGCTAAGAGCCTTTTCATACACGCTTATTCTAACCGGTGCGTGCGGTAATCTTATAGACAGGATTTACATCGGTAAGGTTGTGGACTTTCTGGACTTTTACGTGTCCAGGTACCACTGGCCCGCCTTTAATATTGCGGACAGTGCTATAACAGTCGGGATCACCATACTGCTTATGGATCTCATCCTAGAGAAAAGGGGAAAACAGATATGA
- the ileS gene encoding isoleucine--tRNA ligase: MDYKGTLNLPKTSFPMKANLSQREPERLNRWDEINAYDKIMQSRKESERYVLHDGPPYANGHIHIGHALNKILKDFVVKLKTFEGFQTPYVPGWDCHGLPIEHQVDKKLGKKKHDMTKAEIRKQCRDYAMKFIDIQRDEFKRFGGFGDWENPYVTMDYVYEAKTLEELYRFFENGGVYKGSKPVYWCTSCVTALAEAEVEYDDHTSISVYVKFKADEKLAEMLGTPASVVIWTTTPWTLPANLGVAVHPDFNYSLIKVKETENGNLEAGEHILIAEDLAEKMTAEFRITDYETVKIYKGTELENFKAKHPFYDRESLIILGDHVTLEQGTGLVHTAPGHGQEDYAVGREYGLEVYNPVDDYGKFKNDVELFGGEHINKANPRIVEHMQENGSLLSSGEIHHSYPHCWRCKKPVIFRATPQWFISMETNDLRKKALEEINRVQWYPAWGQNRITSMIENRPDWCISRQRTWGVPIAVFLCEQCEEIHLPEDIRRKVLEEFRLNGADVWFEKEVEEFIPAGTKCSKCGHDKFKKETDILDVWFDSGVSHSAVCEEREELGWPVNMYLEGSDQHRGWFHSTLLESVGTRGRAPYDEILTHGFVVDGKGRKMSKSSGNVVAPDEIIKKYGAEVLRLWVSAEDYSEDIRISQDIINRLVESYRKVRNTARYILGNIDDFNPDEDMVDFEKLIDLDKYILIRWQAVKKRIYDAYKKYQFHTFYHAFLNFCISDLSNFYFAIIKDRLYSYKADSLMRRSAQTVLFTLAKEMSIVMAPVLSFTADEIWEFTPEYSGKCELVFQEIFPEVKDFSSANLEAKWARILEIRKDINKALENARAEKTIGHPLDAKVIVGLNEKDMEVMKADEGIEKIFVVSELEIKPLAEVAGHTSEDGQVRVAVTPSAHEKCERCWVRSETIGEDSEHPTICSRCAEAVK; the protein is encoded by the coding sequence ATGGATTACAAAGGCACATTGAATCTGCCGAAAACCAGCTTCCCGATGAAGGCGAACCTTTCCCAGAGAGAGCCCGAAAGGCTTAACAGATGGGATGAAATTAACGCCTACGATAAGATTATGCAGAGCCGTAAGGAGAGCGAGCGCTATGTTCTCCACGATGGCCCCCCCTATGCCAACGGCCATATCCATATCGGACACGCCCTCAATAAGATCCTCAAGGACTTCGTTGTTAAGCTTAAAACCTTCGAAGGGTTCCAGACCCCCTACGTTCCCGGATGGGACTGCCACGGTCTTCCCATCGAGCATCAGGTGGACAAGAAGCTCGGCAAGAAGAAGCATGATATGACCAAGGCGGAGATAAGAAAGCAGTGCCGTGATTATGCCATGAAGTTCATCGACATCCAGAGGGATGAGTTCAAGCGCTTCGGCGGCTTTGGCGACTGGGAAAACCCCTACGTAACCATGGACTACGTATACGAGGCAAAGACCCTTGAGGAGCTTTACCGCTTCTTCGAAAACGGCGGAGTATACAAAGGGAGCAAGCCCGTTTACTGGTGCACCAGCTGTGTTACAGCTCTGGCCGAGGCGGAGGTTGAATACGATGACCACACATCCATATCAGTATATGTAAAGTTCAAAGCGGATGAGAAACTGGCGGAGATGCTCGGCACACCGGCAAGTGTTGTTATATGGACAACCACACCCTGGACACTCCCCGCAAACCTCGGCGTTGCCGTTCACCCCGATTTCAACTACTCCCTTATCAAGGTGAAGGAAACGGAGAACGGGAACCTTGAGGCCGGTGAACACATACTTATAGCCGAAGACCTCGCCGAGAAGATGACGGCGGAGTTCAGGATAACAGACTACGAAACGGTAAAGATATATAAGGGTACGGAGCTTGAGAACTTCAAAGCGAAGCACCCCTTCTACGACAGGGAATCCCTCATAATCCTCGGTGATCACGTAACCCTCGAGCAGGGTACCGGACTTGTACACACAGCCCCCGGCCACGGTCAGGAGGACTACGCCGTGGGAAGGGAGTACGGCCTTGAGGTGTACAACCCCGTTGATGATTACGGCAAGTTCAAGAATGATGTGGAGCTCTTCGGCGGCGAGCATATAAACAAGGCGAACCCGAGGATAGTTGAGCACATGCAGGAGAACGGAAGCCTCCTCTCCAGCGGTGAGATACACCACTCCTACCCCCACTGCTGGCGATGCAAGAAGCCCGTTATCTTCCGTGCCACACCCCAGTGGTTCATCAGCATGGAGACAAACGACCTCCGCAAGAAGGCCCTTGAGGAGATAAACCGTGTTCAGTGGTACCCCGCATGGGGTCAGAACAGGATAACATCGATGATAGAGAACCGCCCCGACTGGTGTATATCACGCCAGAGAACGTGGGGTGTTCCCATAGCAGTATTCCTCTGCGAACAGTGCGAAGAGATACACCTCCCCGAGGATATCAGAAGAAAGGTACTCGAAGAATTCCGGCTGAACGGAGCGGATGTATGGTTCGAAAAAGAGGTGGAGGAATTCATCCCCGCAGGAACCAAATGCTCCAAATGCGGCCATGACAAGTTCAAGAAAGAGACCGACATCCTCGATGTATGGTTCGATTCCGGCGTATCCCACTCCGCAGTGTGCGAAGAGCGGGAGGAGCTCGGGTGGCCTGTAAACATGTACCTGGAAGGAAGCGACCAGCACAGGGGATGGTTCCACAGTACGCTCCTCGAATCGGTGGGCACCAGAGGAAGGGCTCCATATGATGAGATACTCACCCACGGCTTTGTTGTGGACGGAAAAGGGCGCAAGATGTCCAAGTCCTCCGGCAACGTTGTGGCTCCCGATGAGATAATTAAGAAATACGGTGCTGAGGTTCTCCGCCTCTGGGTATCCGCAGAGGATTACTCCGAGGATATAAGGATATCCCAGGATATCATAAACCGCCTAGTGGAGTCATACAGGAAGGTAAGAAACACTGCACGCTACATCCTCGGCAACATAGACGACTTTAACCCCGATGAGGATATGGTAGATTTCGAAAAACTCATCGACCTTGATAAATACATACTGATCAGATGGCAGGCGGTGAAGAAGCGTATATATGATGCTTACAAGAAGTACCAGTTCCATACCTTCTACCACGCCTTCCTGAATTTCTGCATCAGCGATTTGAGCAACTTCTACTTCGCAATCATAAAGGACAGGCTCTACTCCTACAAGGCGGACAGTCTCATGAGACGCTCAGCCCAGACCGTTCTCTTCACCCTGGCAAAGGAGATGAGCATAGTGATGGCTCCCGTACTCTCCTTCACGGCGGACGAGATATGGGAGTTCACCCCCGAATACTCCGGCAAGTGCGAACTGGTGTTCCAGGAGATATTCCCTGAGGTTAAGGACTTCTCCTCAGCAAACCTTGAGGCGAAGTGGGCAAGGATACTTGAGATACGAAAGGATATAAACAAGGCGCTTGAGAACGCCAGGGCGGAGAAGACCATAGGCCATCCCCTCGATGCAAAGGTTATCGTAGGGCTTAACGAGAAGGATATGGAAGTGATGAAGGCGGACGAGGGGATCGAGAAGATCTTCGTAGTATCCGAGCTTGAGATCAAGCCCCTTGCGGAAGTGGCGGGACACACCTCCGAGGATGGACAGGTTCGTGTTGCCGTTACCCCGTCTGCACACGAAAAGTGTGAAAGATGCTGGGTCCGCTCCGAAACCATAGGCGAGGACAGCGAACACCCGACCATATGTTCAAGGTGTGCTGAGGCCGTAAAGTAA
- a CDS encoding DsbA family protein yields MRKLALILTLALAIAACGASNDKGNEKETAAADKPVVEKKDNTASVQQQLNDNLAKFFANKQMEGVTFGAEVISAVEGLEDIKFVKITFTDTNTGKTQEQYVFSNGEYLMPDLTSVATGQGLKDTLMFMHAENVDIDTSNLSLAYGSKDAKNVIVEVSDFQCPYCRKAHEYLKQRLQGEDVAIYFMHFPLSFHEKAELYARVFEAGVQTGANFYDELYSTTKQFDKKPDEEIIEHFAAKTDNPEKFKELVNSEELKQKVLNQSKRGQELGVRGTPALFFNGKLVGGYKTDMYDKAIESFK; encoded by the coding sequence ATGAGGAAACTCGCACTGATTCTAACGCTGGCTCTTGCTATTGCAGCCTGCGGAGCTTCAAACGACAAAGGAAATGAGAAGGAAACCGCCGCAGCCGACAAGCCGGTAGTTGAAAAGAAGGACAACACCGCTTCTGTTCAGCAGCAGCTTAACGATAATCTTGCCAAGTTCTTTGCAAACAAGCAGATGGAAGGCGTTACCTTCGGAGCTGAGGTTATTTCAGCTGTGGAGGGGCTTGAGGATATCAAGTTCGTAAAGATCACCTTCACCGACACAAACACAGGCAAAACCCAGGAGCAGTATGTGTTCTCCAACGGTGAGTATCTTATGCCCGACCTCACAAGCGTAGCCACCGGCCAGGGGCTTAAGGATACTCTCATGTTCATGCATGCAGAGAACGTTGATATAGACACATCCAACCTCTCCCTTGCATACGGAAGCAAGGATGCGAAGAATGTTATAGTTGAAGTGAGCGACTTCCAGTGCCCCTACTGCAGAAAGGCACATGAGTATCTTAAGCAGAGGCTTCAGGGTGAGGATGTTGCGATCTACTTCATGCATTTCCCCCTCTCGTTCCACGAGAAGGCGGAGCTTTATGCAAGGGTATTCGAAGCTGGTGTTCAAACTGGTGCAAACTTCTACGACGAGCTTTACAGCACCACAAAGCAGTTCGACAAGAAGCCCGACGAAGAGATCATAGAGCACTTCGCAGCTAAGACCGACAACCCCGAGAAGTTTAAGGAGCTCGTGAACAGCGAGGAGCTTAAGCAGAAAGTTCTCAACCAGAGCAAGAGGGGGCAGGAGCTTGGCGTTAGAGGAACACCCGCTCTCTTCTTCAACGGAAAACTCGTTGGCGGATACAAAACAGATATGTACGACAAAGCGATAGAATCATTTAAATAA
- a CDS encoding acetyl-CoA carboxylase carboxyltransferase subunit alpha, giving the protein MAAPLEFEAPIIEIENKIAELKTMSSLTDEDMQKEMESLERKLDKMKANVYQRLTPAQKLLVARHPERPYTLDYINLMCDDFLELHGDRLYRDDPAIVCGMAKFEDEPVMVIGHQKGRNTKENIHRNFGMANPDGYRKAQRMFDLAERFNRPVITFVDTPGAYPGIEAEERGQAEAIARSLMVMAGLTVPMITVIAGEGGSGGALAIAMGNRVLMLEHSTYAVISPEGCASILWKDAAYSGKAAEALKLTAADLKELKIIDEIIEEPLGGAHRNHHETAYRVKSAIAKDLKELKALSPEQLFEQRYEKFRSMGVFSE; this is encoded by the coding sequence ATGGCAGCCCCCCTTGAATTCGAAGCTCCTATTATTGAGATAGAGAACAAGATCGCAGAGCTGAAAACTATGTCCTCCCTAACCGATGAGGATATGCAGAAGGAGATGGAATCTCTGGAGCGGAAGCTGGACAAGATGAAGGCCAACGTTTATCAGAGACTCACCCCCGCCCAGAAGCTCCTCGTTGCGAGGCACCCCGAGCGTCCGTACACGCTGGACTACATCAACCTTATGTGTGATGACTTCCTCGAGCTCCACGGCGACAGGCTCTACAGGGACGATCCCGCAATCGTCTGCGGCATGGCGAAGTTCGAGGATGAGCCTGTGATGGTTATCGGCCACCAGAAGGGGCGCAACACCAAGGAGAATATCCACCGCAACTTCGGCATGGCAAACCCCGACGGCTACAGAAAGGCCCAGAGGATGTTTGACCTCGCCGAGCGGTTCAACAGGCCTGTTATCACCTTCGTGGATACCCCCGGAGCATACCCCGGCATCGAAGCTGAGGAGAGGGGGCAGGCGGAGGCCATCGCCAGAAGCCTTATGGTTATGGCGGGACTCACCGTTCCTATGATTACCGTAATAGCCGGTGAAGGGGGAAGCGGAGGCGCACTCGCCATCGCCATGGGTAACCGTGTCCTTATGCTCGAGCATTCCACCTATGCAGTTATCAGCCCCGAAGGGTGTGCATCTATCCTTTGGAAGGATGCGGCATACTCCGGCAAGGCCGCTGAGGCACTGAAACTCACCGCCGCGGACCTGAAAGAACTTAAGATTATCGATGAAATCATAGAGGAACCCCTCGGCGGGGCTCACAGAAACCATCACGAAACCGCCTACAGGGTTAAGTCTGCAATAGCCAAAGACCTCAAGGAACTCAAGGCTCTTTCACCTGAACAGCTCTTTGAGCAGAGGTACGAGAAGTTCCGCTCCATGGGTGTTTTCTCCGAATAA
- the mutL gene encoding DNA mismatch repair endonuclease MutL, giving the protein MKEIIHLPESVSNKVAAGEVVEKPLNAVKELVENALDADADHITIEIEDGGLGLIRVTDNGKGILPNDLESAVDRFATSKVSTIDDVYRIASFGFRGEALAAISSVSDFSIKSARKGHSGAELRVKFGEKQPLRPAPPIDGTAVTVRDLFSNVPARLKFFSGSTALEREITKFIKQFSIFHEGVSFILRTNGRENFTVMRGTPFIDRARESLSTRELAEAEGEYGGVRIRGAVSLPSVQRYRRDAVLFCVNGRLVKDQSMIHAVTRAYHRLIPENRFPAAAIDLHTLPEDVDANVHPAKSVVKLINARDIYSLIHDTVKKGAEVSLTETENPKQQDYDYTREATKTAEAREPVRESPRPFSGEKPPSDKYLSGGFDMRSVFETEEEVRNTPYAISDSRGERVSSSVSGYRIVGQLFDSVIVCENDKGEAVFIDQHVAHERVLYERFLNERKMNIPTVVLIEPIAFEADAEEIDTAEKNSDALSEFGFDIEPFGGALKISRVPADMLRMDIEKEIRQMLAEMNDDTPGHDADARVLTMSCKCAVKAGEKLTPAEMDKIVTELLQTSNPSTCPHGRPIMFNMEKDFFFRKFGR; this is encoded by the coding sequence ATGAAGGAGATAATACACCTTCCCGAAAGCGTCTCCAATAAAGTTGCTGCGGGCGAGGTCGTTGAGAAGCCTCTCAATGCAGTGAAGGAGCTTGTGGAAAACGCCCTTGATGCGGATGCTGACCACATCACCATAGAGATCGAGGACGGCGGTCTGGGGCTTATCCGTGTGACAGATAACGGAAAAGGGATACTTCCCAATGATCTCGAAAGCGCAGTAGACCGCTTCGCCACCAGCAAGGTAAGCACCATTGATGATGTATACCGCATAGCCAGCTTCGGCTTTCGGGGTGAGGCGCTTGCGGCTATCTCCTCTGTCAGCGATTTCAGTATAAAATCAGCCAGAAAAGGGCACTCCGGAGCCGAGCTTCGTGTTAAGTTCGGCGAGAAACAGCCCCTTCGTCCAGCTCCTCCCATAGACGGAACCGCCGTCACCGTGAGGGATCTCTTCTCCAACGTTCCCGCAAGGCTCAAATTCTTCTCCGGCTCAACGGCCCTTGAGCGGGAGATAACCAAATTCATTAAACAGTTCAGCATATTCCACGAGGGGGTTTCCTTCATCCTTCGCACCAACGGACGGGAGAACTTCACCGTAATGCGGGGAACACCCTTCATCGATCGTGCGAGGGAATCCCTGTCCACAAGGGAGCTTGCCGAGGCTGAGGGTGAGTACGGCGGCGTCAGGATACGGGGTGCAGTGAGCCTCCCCTCCGTTCAGCGATACAGGCGTGATGCTGTGCTCTTCTGTGTTAACGGCAGGCTTGTTAAGGACCAGTCCATGATCCACGCCGTAACAAGAGCCTACCACAGGCTTATCCCCGAGAACCGTTTTCCGGCCGCGGCCATTGACCTGCACACCCTCCCCGAGGATGTGGATGCCAATGTCCATCCAGCTAAATCGGTTGTTAAGCTTATCAATGCACGGGATATCTACTCCCTGATCCACGATACGGTTAAGAAAGGTGCCGAAGTGAGCCTCACCGAAACAGAAAATCCGAAACAGCAGGATTATGACTACACCCGTGAGGCCACAAAAACCGCTGAGGCGAGGGAGCCTGTTAGAGAGAGCCCTCGACCTTTTAGCGGAGAAAAGCCCCCTTCCGATAAATATTTATCGGGGGGCTTTGATATGCGAAGCGTCTTCGAAACCGAGGAAGAGGTGCGCAACACCCCCTATGCCATAAGTGACAGCAGGGGGGAACGGGTTAGTTCCTCCGTATCCGGCTACAGGATTGTGGGACAGCTCTTCGATTCGGTCATCGTCTGCGAGAACGACAAGGGTGAGGCGGTGTTTATCGACCAGCATGTCGCCCATGAGCGTGTGCTTTATGAGCGTTTTCTGAATGAGCGCAAGATGAACATACCCACCGTCGTGCTTATCGAGCCCATAGCTTTCGAGGCGGACGCCGAGGAGATAGACACGGCGGAGAAGAACAGCGATGCACTCTCCGAGTTCGGTTTTGACATAGAGCCCTTCGGCGGTGCGCTTAAGATCTCCCGTGTTCCGGCGGATATGCTCCGTATGGATATCGAGAAGGAGATACGCCAGATGCTTGCCGAGATGAATGACGATACCCCCGGGCATGATGCGGATGCGAGGGTGCTTACCATGTCCTGCAAATGCGCCGTTAAGGCGGGTGAGAAGCTTACCCCTGCTGAGATGGATAAGATAGTAACCGAGCTTCTGCAAACCTCAAACCCCTCCACATGCCCCCACGGCAGGCCGATAATGTTTAATATGGAGAAGGATTTCTTCTTCAGGAAGTTCGGCAGATGA
- the miaA gene encoding tRNA (adenosine(37)-N6)-dimethylallyltransferase MiaA, whose product MRIPIITGPTATGKTELALELADRIDGEIISADAYQVYRYMDIGTAKPSMEERRGISHHLIDILDPSETYSAGDFFENAERCITDILNRGKKPIIAGGTGLYAETLIKGIFTGPGRDDELRESIRSEIEEKGSETVHARLASIDPGFAERVEPADVTRIIRGLEINENCGMNVRDAQREFHRKGAFEYDVFMLSDDRKRMYARIEERVDRMFDAGWEAEVKGILDMGYHSELDSFKAIGYREIASMLAGDLEKDFVVEEIKKKTRNFAKRQVTWFKRMDVYPLPAGDSSNIDIIMGINN is encoded by the coding sequence ATGAGGATACCGATAATAACAGGCCCCACCGCCACGGGAAAAACCGAGCTTGCTCTGGAGCTTGCGGATAGAATAGACGGCGAGATTATCAGCGCCGATGCCTATCAGGTTTACAGGTATATGGATATCGGCACTGCAAAACCCTCCATGGAGGAACGCAGAGGGATCTCTCATCATCTCATCGATATACTCGACCCTTCGGAAACATACTCTGCAGGCGATTTCTTCGAAAACGCAGAGAGGTGTATAACCGATATTCTGAATCGGGGGAAAAAGCCGATAATCGCTGGCGGTACAGGGCTTTATGCTGAAACACTCATAAAGGGGATATTCACCGGACCGGGCAGGGATGACGAGCTTCGGGAGAGTATACGCAGTGAGATAGAGGAGAAGGGCTCTGAAACTGTGCATGCAAGGCTCGCCTCTATAGATCCGGGCTTTGCCGAAAGGGTGGAGCCTGCCGATGTTACAAGGATTATCCGTGGTCTTGAGATAAACGAGAACTGCGGGATGAATGTTCGTGATGCCCAGAGAGAGTTCCACCGCAAGGGGGCCTTCGAATATGATGTTTTCATGCTGAGTGACGATCGGAAGAGGATGTACGCCCGTATTGAGGAAAGGGTGGACAGGATGTTCGATGCCGGCTGGGAGGCGGAGGTTAAGGGTATTCTTGACATGGGCTATCATTCCGAGCTCGATTCCTTCAAGGCGATAGGATACCGTGAGATAGCCTCAATGCTTGCCGGTGATCTGGAAAAAGATTTTGTTGTTGAGGAGATTAAGAAAAAAACCAGAAATTTTGCCAAAAGGCAGGTTACGTGGTTTAAGCGGATGGATGTTTATCCTCTGCCTGCGGGTGACAGCTCGAATATTGATATAATAATGGGTATAAATAATTAG
- the hfq gene encoding RNA chaperone Hfq: MSKKVNIQDVFLNHIRKRRVPVTVYLVNGVKIEGLVKGFDNFVIILKDESQKMIYKHAISTIEPSEEIEEIEMV, translated from the coding sequence ATGAGTAAAAAGGTAAATATTCAAGATGTTTTTCTAAACCATATCAGAAAGCGGAGAGTGCCCGTAACGGTATATCTCGTTAACGGCGTTAAGATTGAGGGGCTTGTTAAGGGCTTTGACAACTTCGTTATCATCCTTAAGGATGAATCCCAGAAGATGATCTATAAGCATGCCATTTCCACCATTGAGCCTTCCGAGGAGATCGAAGAGATCGAGATGGTCTAG
- a CDS encoding FtsB family cell division protein → MKITAVYVALLTALVMYLFFGHNGILKYRELVEIKNGYERRIDNMEVRIKELSKELELIKKDKEYLELLIRKELHMRSPDEDLYIIDENAEIHSNGDNGSD, encoded by the coding sequence ATGAAGATAACAGCTGTTTATGTGGCTCTGCTTACTGCGCTTGTGATGTATCTCTTCTTCGGGCACAACGGTATACTTAAATATCGTGAACTCGTAGAGATAAAAAACGGATATGAAAGACGCATAGATAATATGGAAGTAAGGATTAAAGAGCTCTCAAAGGAGCTTGAGCTTATAAAGAAGGACAAGGAGTATCTTGAGCTTCTCATCAGGAAGGAACTGCATATGCGTTCACCGGATGAGGACCTTTATATTATTGACGAAAATGCAGAAATACACAGTAACGGAGATAACGGGAGCGATTAA
- the xseA gene encoding exodeoxyribonuclease VII large subunit: protein MQKYTVTEITGAIKGLLEGTFSGHVAVTGEITSLSTSPRGHIYFSLKDEKAKIKAVMFKGSAMANRGYTPRNGDSVQAVGELRVYEPEGYYQIIVKKLEYDSVGLFWQKFEEMKRKLEAEGLFDDERKQKIPAIPSRIAVITSPTGAAIKDFIVTADKEGGRFELDIWPVPVQGKDAVNPVTRAVTEAGSMTERYDVIVLMRGGGSLEDLALFNEEPIARAMAATAVPCISAIGHERDFTICDFVADIRVATPTAAAGVLSEGYANAVRELDRRIRRLSELMERTMQNSAQRLDSLGRRLAAGSPVNALQNRRSRLEYLEKSLVSSMTSALGAEKARYAGLTARIGEKSPLRIIDRYRSRVNRGFDILPASLKAALDKEKNRLSGLEMRIKGGSPLHEAEKGRAKLDRLMYSLGNMMSKSCETRKNRLVVAEGKLAAMNPEKVMERGYAMVQTSKGLIKKAKQVHLEDELEIRFKDGYINSFVTGRKLSEE from the coding sequence ATGCAGAAATACACAGTAACGGAGATAACGGGAGCGATTAAGGGCCTCCTCGAGGGGACCTTCAGCGGCCATGTCGCTGTTACTGGCGAGATAACCAGTCTCTCAACCTCCCCCCGGGGGCATATATACTTCTCCCTCAAGGACGAAAAAGCGAAGATCAAGGCTGTTATGTTCAAGGGCTCTGCCATGGCAAACCGTGGCTATACGCCCAGAAACGGCGATTCCGTTCAGGCGGTGGGTGAGCTTCGTGTTTACGAACCTGAGGGCTATTACCAGATTATCGTAAAGAAGCTGGAGTATGACTCCGTAGGGCTCTTCTGGCAGAAGTTCGAGGAGATGAAGCGAAAACTCGAGGCGGAGGGGCTCTTTGATGATGAGCGTAAGCAGAAAATACCCGCTATCCCCTCCCGCATAGCGGTTATAACATCCCCCACAGGTGCAGCTATTAAGGACTTTATAGTAACCGCCGACAAGGAGGGTGGACGTTTTGAGCTGGATATATGGCCAGTACCCGTACAGGGGAAGGACGCCGTTAATCCGGTAACGAGAGCCGTAACAGAAGCGGGGAGTATGACAGAGAGATACGATGTGATTGTTCTCATGCGTGGTGGGGGCTCATTGGAGGATCTTGCCCTTTTCAATGAGGAGCCGATCGCAAGAGCGATGGCGGCAACTGCTGTTCCCTGTATCTCCGCCATCGGGCATGAACGTGACTTTACGATATGTGACTTCGTGGCGGATATACGTGTTGCGACACCCACAGCCGCTGCAGGGGTCCTGAGTGAAGGGTATGCAAACGCTGTACGTGAGCTGGACAGGCGTATCAGAAGGCTTTCGGAGCTCATGGAGCGCACTATGCAGAACAGCGCCCAGAGGCTCGATTCCCTTGGAAGAAGGCTGGCGGCGGGTTCTCCGGTTAACGCACTTCAAAACAGACGCTCGAGGCTTGAGTATCTTGAGAAATCGCTTGTTTCATCAATGACCTCTGCTCTGGGAGCGGAGAAGGCGAGGTATGCAGGGCTCACTGCAAGGATCGGTGAAAAGAGCCCGCTGAGAATTATAGACAGATACCGCTCAAGGGTGAACAGGGGGTTTGATATACTCCCTGCATCCCTGAAAGCGGCTCTTGATAAAGAAAAAAACAGACTTTCCGGTCTGGAGATGAGGATAAAGGGGGGCTCGCCCCTCCATGAGGCTGAGAAGGGGAGGGCGAAGCTGGACAGGCTTATGTACTCCCTTGGTAATATGATGTCAAAGAGCTGTGAAACAAGGAAAAACAGACTCGTTGTAGCAGAAGGCAAGCTGGCCGCCATGAACCCTGAAAAGGTCATGGAGCGGGGCTATGCAATGGTTCAGACTTCGAAGGGACTGATAAAAAAAGCAAAACAAGTCCACTTGGAGGATGAGCTTGAAATTCGCTTCAAGGACGGCTATATTAACTCCTTCGTCACAGGTAGGAAACTTTCGGAGGAATAG
- the greA gene encoding transcription elongation factor GreA, whose product MERIPITKAGYDKVKKELERLKTVERREVVAAIEEARGHGDLSENAEYDAAKERQGMIEARIGELENKMGRFDIIDVSKLAGDKVIFGATVTVENIDTEEQKTYKIVGPDEANISQGTISIMSPLARSLVNKKVGDEAIVQAPGGEIEYEIVGVEFK is encoded by the coding sequence ATGGAAAGAATTCCGATAACAAAAGCGGGATACGACAAGGTTAAGAAAGAGCTGGAGAGGCTTAAAACCGTTGAGAGGCGTGAGGTCGTGGCCGCAATAGAAGAGGCCAGAGGACACGGTGATCTCAGCGAGAACGCCGAGTACGATGCCGCTAAAGAGAGACAGGGTATGATCGAGGCCCGTATCGGTGAGCTCGAGAATAAGATGGGCAGATTCGATATCATCGATGTATCAAAGCTCGCCGGCGACAAGGTTATCTTCGGCGCCACGGTTACCGTTGAGAATATCGACACCGAGGAGCAAAAGACCTATAAGATCGTCGGCCCCGATGAAGCAAACATCTCCCAGGGAACCATATCCATTATGTCCCCCCTTGCCAGATCCCTTGTGAACAAGAAGGTTGGTGACGAAGCGATTGTTCAGGCTCCCGGCGGGGAGATCGAATACGAGATAGTTGGCGTAGAGTTTAAATAG